A genome region from Setaria italica strain Yugu1 chromosome III, Setaria_italica_v2.0, whole genome shotgun sequence includes the following:
- the LOC101774849 gene encoding NADP-dependent malic enzyme, chloroplastic, translating to MSAVVQIYGEKVLIQFEDFANHNDFDLLEKYSKSHLVFNDDIQGTAPVVLAGLLASLKVVGGTLAEHTYLFLGAGEAGTGIAELIALQISKQVKVKKFMVDVRSINSLDTCPSHELSQDNNLNETSQARQDLAEGSHCLSKGSSHQW from the exons ATGAGCGCTGTGGTGCAAATCTACGGTGAGAAAGTCCTCATTCAG tttGAGGACTTTGCCAATCATAATGATTTTGATCTGCTTGAAAAATATAGCAAGAGCCATCTTGTTTTCAATGATGATATCCAG GGCACAGCACCAGTGGTCCTTGCAGGTTTGTTAGCATCACTCAAGGTGGTTGGTGGGACCCTAGCAGAGCACACTTATTTGTTCCTTGGTGCTGGGGAG GCTGGAACTGGCATAGCAGAACTCATTGCTCTTCAGATTTCAAAACAG GTGAAGGTAAAAAAATTTATGGTAGATGTCAGGTCCATCAACAGCCTTGATACATGTCCAAGTCATGAGCTTTCTCAAGACAATAATCTTAATGAAACTTCACAAGCGCGACAGGATTTGGCAGAAGGTAGTCATTGTCTTTCAAAAGGAAGTTCTCACCAGTGGTGA